CGACGAAACGCCGGCTGTTAACGCCGGTCCAAAAGTGTACAGTTTCCGCCGGAATTAAGGGTACAGTTTGAGCCGTTTTTCGCGATTTTGGCGCACGTCAGCGCTCATCCAGCGGATCAAAATAAAAAAATCTGGCACAACTCTGCCACCGCCCGGAAATTTCACAATCCAAGTTGTCTTTGCTTTCTTTTCTTGACTCTATAGCTCGGTCCTTCAATCTTAATCAGCTCGCCATGCTCGGTTAGCCGCTCGGCTATAGCGGTCGCCACGGCGTTATCCTGAAATATTTCTGTCCAGTTCTTGAAAGCCTTGTTTGTTGTTACTATCATTGAGCCTGTTTCAGATCTTTTTGATATGACCTGGAAGAAGAGGTCGCGGCCTTCCTTATCCATCGGCATATAACCGATCTCATCAATAATCAGAAGGCCGGCGCCGGTGTACTTCTTAAGGCCGCGTTCCAGGCCACGATCGCTTTTTGAAGCAATCAGCCGGTTAATCATGTCCGCCGCCGTGGTGAACACGGTGCGAATTGTACTCTGACAGGCCACGTACCCCAGCGCACTTGCAAGATGCGTCTTGCCGATGCCGCTTGGGCCAAGAAAAATCAAATGCTCTTTTCTGCGCACAAAGTCCATATTGCACGCGTTAAGAATAAGCGCTTTAGGGATACTCGTAGGATGTGCCCAGTCAAAAGCATCAATTGTTTTTACACTGGGGAAACCGGCTTTGCGCACAAGCCGGGCTACCGTGTTCTGATGCCGGCAGGCCAGCTCATGGTCAAGCAGCAGGTTCAGGAAATCTACATGGCTCATGTTTTCCTGCCCGCCCGTTTTCTCCAATTCAGGCAACTGCCGGGCTATATGGAACAGGAAAAGCTTTTTTAACTTT
The Candidatus Brocadiia bacterium DNA segment above includes these coding regions:
- the istB gene encoding IS21-like element helper ATPase IstB: MAEQQSPNNKADEKLKKLFLFHIARQLPELEKTGGQENMSHVDFLNLLLDHELACRHQNTVARLVRKAGFPSVKTIDAFDWAHPTSIPKALILNACNMDFVRRKEHLIFLGPSGIGKTHLASALGYVACQSTIRTVFTTAADMINRLIASKSDRGLERGLKKYTGAGLLIIDEIGYMPMDKEGRDLFFQVISKRSETGSMIVTTNKAFKNWTEIFQDNAVATAIAERLTEHGELIKIEGPSYRVKKRKQRQLGL